One window of the Corticium candelabrum chromosome 7, ooCorCand1.1, whole genome shotgun sequence genome contains the following:
- the LOC134182420 gene encoding uncharacterized protein K02A2.6-like, with amino-acid sequence MVTVDYKSNFWEVDRLDSLTSQSIIRKLKPHFARHGIPDTVMSDNGSQFVSGEFSRFSQNWGFDHVTSSPGYPQSNGKVENAVKTTKRLMAKAKLSGGDQWLAFLEFRNTPSQGFATSPAQRLMNRRTKTLLPMSESLLVLRECPDVSAQRAHHKAQQARYYNQGATDLPPLQPGDIVRIQPRPSSSTWQKGTVQKEVGIRSYQVKADGDTGGTYVRSRRHLRRSHEVTTEKHLLQTQVSEQRNAESTATRKQSAGQSSCHTTRSGRMVKPPKYLDDYTT; translated from the coding sequence ATGGTCACGGTTGACTACAAGAGCAATTTTTGGGAAGTAGACAGGTTGGACAGCCTCACttctcaaagcatcatccgGAAACTGAAACCGCATTTTGCACGGCATGGCATACCGGATACAGTAATGTCGGACAATGGGTCCCAGTTTGTTTCAGGAGAGTTTAGTCGTTTCAGCCAGAACTGGGGTTTTGATCATGTTACTTCGAGCCCGGGCTACCCACAATCGAACGGAAAGGTGGAGAATGCAGTAAAAACTACTAAGCGTCTGATGGCGAAAGCCAAGCTGTCAGGGGGCGATCAGTGGCTTGCTTTCCTCGAGTTCCGAAACACTCCCAGCCAAGGGTTCGCTACTAGTCCGGCACAACGTCTCATGAACCGGCGCACTAAAACTCTGTTGCCTATGTCGGAATCTCTACTCGTCCTCCGTGAATGTCCGGACGTATCGGCCCAGCGAGCACACCACAAAGCTCAGCAAGCCCGTTATTACAACCAGGGCGCCACAGACCTTCCTCCTCTGCAGCCTGGAGACATTGTCCGTATCCAACCACGCCCCTCATCGTCCACATGGCAGAAAGGCACCGTCCAAAAGGAGGTGGGCATAAGATCGTATCAGGTCAAAGCGGATGGAGATACAGGTGGAACATACGTTCGCAGTCGTCGACATCTGAGGCGATCCCACGAAGTCACTACGGAAAAACACCTTCTCCAGACTCAAGTCTCAGAACAACGAAATGCAGAATCCACAGctacaagaaaacaatcaGCCGGCCAGTCGTCGTGTCATACCACGCGTAGCGGTCGAATGGTGAAGCCCCCCAAGTATTTGGACGATTACACCACTTAG